In one window of Streptomyces griseus subsp. griseus DNA:
- a CDS encoding response regulator transcription factor has protein sequence MPDDVFEPNPPHPATGPPVLPPAPATARLRVVVADDNPVVRAGLGVLLSGRADIQVVGEAADGREAYEKTLHHRPDVVLLDVRMPGVDGISALPHLVGIAPVLMLTYSRESEIVHEALRLGAGGYLVHGEFTADQLVQAVRDTRDGRANFTATAADALLAHMRHGTPPNGGPLPDGLGAALTTAPVHASSRQREHSESLSQLQPLVGQSSVAGGSVSPPNRQQYGLSSREVEVMELIASGMSNQQIAATCFISEKTVKNHINRIFTKLHSTSRSEAIARWLGTAPRDPGRHP, from the coding sequence ATGCCGGACGACGTCTTCGAACCGAACCCCCCGCACCCCGCGACCGGTCCCCCCGTCCTGCCCCCCGCCCCCGCCACGGCCCGGCTCCGGGTGGTGGTGGCCGACGACAACCCCGTGGTCCGGGCCGGCCTGGGCGTGCTGCTCTCGGGCCGGGCCGACATCCAGGTCGTCGGGGAGGCGGCGGACGGCCGGGAGGCGTACGAGAAGACGCTGCACCACCGCCCGGACGTGGTCCTGCTGGACGTCCGCATGCCCGGCGTGGACGGCATCTCGGCGCTTCCGCACCTGGTGGGCATCGCCCCCGTACTCATGCTGACGTACAGCCGTGAGAGCGAGATCGTCCACGAGGCACTGCGCCTGGGTGCGGGCGGCTATCTGGTGCACGGCGAGTTCACGGCGGACCAGCTGGTGCAGGCGGTACGGGACACGAGGGACGGCCGCGCCAACTTCACCGCCACGGCCGCCGACGCCCTGCTGGCCCATATGCGCCACGGCACGCCCCCGAACGGCGGCCCGCTGCCCGACGGCCTGGGCGCGGCACTGACGACGGCACCCGTCCACGCGTCCTCACGCCAGCGCGAACATTCCGAAAGCCTTTCGCAACTGCAACCTCTTGTGGGACAGTCTTCTGTAGCCGGGGGATCGGTCTCTCCCCCCAACAGGCAGCAGTACGGGCTGAGTTCGAGGGAGGTGGAGGTCATGGAGCTGATTGCGTCCGGGATGAGTAATCAGCAGATCGCCGCCACCTGCTTCATCAGCGAGAAGACCGTCAAGAACCACATCAACCGCATCTTCACCAAGCTCCACAGCACCAGCCGCAGCGAGGCGATAGCCCGCTGGCTCGGCACGGCCCCCCGGGACCCCGGACGGCACCCATGA
- a CDS encoding DUF192 domain-containing protein has translation MRTWRDGEGTLTVGGDAGARRVPLRIAASYRTRTRGLLGQDGIEGALLLTPAGSVHTFRMRFAIDVAYLDRKFTVLAVRTMKPGRLGLPRLRSRHVVEAEAGAMERWGLRPGVRVELRAAGTSWGRPAL, from the coding sequence ATGAGGACTTGGCGTGATGGCGAGGGGACGCTGACGGTCGGCGGGGACGCGGGGGCCCGGAGGGTGCCGCTGCGGATAGCGGCCTCGTACCGGACCCGCACCCGGGGGCTGCTCGGGCAGGACGGGATCGAGGGGGCGTTGCTGCTCACTCCGGCCGGTAGCGTGCACACCTTCCGGATGCGGTTCGCCATCGATGTGGCGTACCTGGACCGGAAGTTCACGGTGCTGGCGGTCCGCACGATGAAGCCCGGCCGGCTCGGCCTGCCCCGGCTGCGGTCCCGCCATGTGGTGGAGGCGGAGGCCGGGGCGATGGAGCGGTGGGGCCTGCGCCCCGGCGTCCGGGTGGAGCTGCGGGCGGCCGGCACCTCCTGGGGAAGGCCGGCCCTCTAG
- a CDS encoding OmpA family protein, giving the protein MAVAVLVVSSVVLGTSVSYADDGPSVPPGTEATSEAPVPIDANDPDLKMPEGGTLAPGKVLDIVQVIEDQGGEERREDSNADIKFALQAEVLFGKDSAKLGAAANARIAAIADEIKKQNTTKVRVFGFTDNLGSSAHGDVLSKKRADAVHGVLSKLLGPTITYEIRGYGEQYPIASNSNEEGRKKNRRVEVSFPRGEGS; this is encoded by the coding sequence ATGGCCGTTGCCGTACTGGTGGTGAGCAGCGTGGTCCTGGGCACCTCGGTCTCCTACGCCGACGACGGACCCAGCGTCCCACCAGGTACGGAGGCGACGTCCGAGGCCCCTGTCCCCATCGATGCGAACGATCCCGACCTGAAGATGCCCGAGGGGGGGACACTCGCACCTGGCAAGGTCCTCGACATCGTCCAGGTGATCGAGGACCAAGGCGGCGAAGAACGCCGCGAGGACAGCAACGCCGACATCAAGTTCGCGCTCCAGGCCGAAGTCCTCTTCGGCAAGGACAGCGCGAAGCTGGGCGCCGCGGCCAACGCCCGTATCGCCGCCATCGCCGACGAGATCAAGAAGCAGAACACCACCAAGGTCCGCGTCTTCGGCTTCACCGACAACCTCGGCTCCTCCGCCCACGGCGACGTCCTCTCCAAGAAGCGTGCCGACGCCGTGCACGGGGTGCTCTCCAAGCTGCTCGGCCCCACGATCACCTACGAGATCCGGGGCTACGGCGAGCAGTACCCGATCGCCAGCAACAGCAACGAAGAAGGCCGGAAGAAGAACCGCCGCGTGGAGGTCTCCTTCCCGCGCGGCGAGGGTTCCTGA
- a CDS encoding DUF5936 domain-containing protein has product MDLLLALVVGLAVYGAIHGIRMYRADAKLPGDLAIALESGSSRTSAVGSGIDRLGIRWAPMVLRMMGPKAVNKKRRQIDLAGNPGGLTIDRYAARRAVYGALGMLGAFSMLLQGQLFLALLMIAFGLFWIEAGIWSAIRVRREHIERTLPDFLDVLAVVVSAGLGFRQALDRVAEKYEGPWSDELRITLRQMDMGVSRRQAFEELRRRNDSEQVAMFVTTLQQGEELGAPIVETLIQIANDMRRTDAQNARRKAAKAVPKATFAVTTFLLPGTLVLLTVGFVYGANVDFSFVTGG; this is encoded by the coding sequence ATGGACCTGCTGCTAGCCCTGGTCGTCGGCCTCGCCGTCTACGGGGCCATCCACGGCATCCGGATGTACCGGGCCGACGCCAAGCTCCCCGGCGACCTCGCCATCGCGCTGGAGTCCGGCTCCTCGCGCACCAGCGCGGTGGGCTCGGGCATCGACCGGCTCGGCATCCGCTGGGCCCCGATGGTGCTGCGGATGATGGGCCCCAAGGCGGTCAACAAGAAGCGCCGCCAGATCGACCTGGCCGGAAACCCGGGCGGCCTCACCATCGACCGTTACGCCGCCCGCCGCGCGGTCTACGGCGCGCTCGGCATGCTGGGCGCCTTCTCGATGCTTCTCCAGGGTCAGCTCTTCCTCGCCCTCCTCATGATCGCGTTCGGCCTGTTCTGGATCGAGGCGGGAATCTGGTCGGCGATCCGGGTCCGCCGTGAGCACATCGAACGCACGCTCCCGGACTTCCTCGACGTCCTCGCCGTCGTCGTCTCCGCCGGGCTCGGCTTCCGGCAGGCGCTGGACCGGGTGGCGGAGAAGTACGAGGGCCCCTGGTCCGACGAACTCCGCATCACCCTGCGCCAGATGGACATGGGCGTCAGCCGCCGCCAGGCCTTCGAGGAGCTGCGCAGGCGCAACGACTCGGAGCAGGTCGCGATGTTCGTCACCACGCTCCAGCAGGGCGAGGAGCTGGGTGCGCCCATCGTCGAGACGCTCATCCAGATCGCCAACGACATGCGCCGCACCGACGCTCAGAACGCCCGCCGCAAGGCGGCCAAGGCGGTCCCGAAGGCGACGTTCGCGGTGACGACGTTCCTGCTGCCCGGCACGCTCGTTCTCCTCACGGTCGGGTTCGTGTACGGGGCGAACGTCGACTTCTCCTTCGTCACGGGCGGCTGA
- a CDS encoding transglycosylase SLT domain-containing protein has product MSRISVRGFAVASATAVTTVGAVVGVAAGGAPAADDNNFEAAAADTTLLADIPAGQQAQVQTASLTQQADAQASAADAAAKKSAEESARLQAAKDAKSKKADAEAKAEAEREAAEKAKKEKEASERASRSSVRDASSFSAQGSYTVAQVQAMARQMVPADQFQCFSNIVNHESTWNYRATNASSGAYGLMQALPGHKMASAGADWQSNPATQIKWGLSYMDGRYGSPCGAWSFWQANNWY; this is encoded by the coding sequence GTGAGCCGGATCTCGGTCCGGGGGTTCGCCGTGGCATCTGCCACCGCGGTCACCACCGTTGGCGCCGTCGTAGGCGTTGCTGCGGGCGGCGCACCTGCCGCCGACGACAACAACTTCGAGGCTGCCGCAGCCGACACCACGCTGCTCGCAGACATTCCCGCGGGCCAGCAGGCCCAGGTCCAGACCGCTTCGCTGACGCAGCAGGCCGATGCCCAGGCATCCGCCGCCGACGCCGCCGCGAAGAAGTCCGCCGAGGAGTCCGCCCGCCTCCAGGCCGCCAAGGACGCCAAGTCCAAGAAGGCGGACGCCGAGGCGAAGGCGGAAGCCGAGCGCGAGGCCGCGGAGAAGGCGAAGAAGGAGAAGGAGGCCTCCGAGCGCGCCAGCCGGTCCTCCGTCCGCGACGCCTCCTCGTTCTCCGCGCAGGGCTCGTACACCGTGGCCCAGGTGCAGGCGATGGCCCGCCAGATGGTCCCCGCGGACCAGTTCCAGTGCTTCAGCAACATCGTGAACCACGAGTCGACCTGGAACTACCGGGCGACCAACGCGTCCTCCGGGGCGTACGGACTGATGCAGGCCCTCCCGGGCCACAAGATGGCCTCCGCCGGCGCCGACTGGCAGTCCAACCCGGCCACCCAGATCAAGTGGGGCCTCAGCTACATGGACGGCCGCTACGGCTCCCCGTGCGGTGCCTGGTCCTTCTGGCAGGCCAACAACTGGTACTAG
- a CDS encoding prepilin peptidase, which translates to MDLALLVAAAVWGGATGLLIPRAAYRFAVDPEEPWRTACPAGHAFTGRFGGWLGRARCPSCGPGTRAPVRRRYGDEAAAPVPFGEEAEAPAPSGDDRPAPVAYGEEAEAPLPRGDDRPAPVLPYSDEGEPPASRPPRPVSAPAPYAPGTLAPLVTVLVCIALAAATGPRPELVAWLVLAPPAVLLATVDRRVHRLPDPLTLPLAAAAVLLLGGAALLPGHAGSWTSGLLGGVALGGFYLLLFLINPNGMGFGDVKLALALGVALGWYGWEVLFLGGFAGFLFGAVYGLGLVLLRRAGRKTGIPFGPFMITGALAGVLLGALAA; encoded by the coding sequence GTGGACCTCGCGCTGCTCGTCGCCGCCGCCGTCTGGGGCGGAGCCACCGGACTGCTGATCCCGCGCGCCGCGTACCGGTTCGCCGTCGACCCCGAGGAACCCTGGCGCACAGCCTGCCCCGCCGGCCACGCGTTCACCGGCCGGTTCGGCGGCTGGTTGGGCCGGGCCCGCTGCCCGTCCTGCGGCCCTGGCACACGGGCTCCCGTACGGCGGCGGTACGGAGACGAGGCCGCCGCCCCCGTCCCGTTCGGGGAGGAGGCCGAAGCCCCGGCTCCGTCCGGCGACGACCGCCCGGCCCCGGTCGCGTACGGGGAGGAAGCCGAAGCCCCGTTGCCGCGCGGGGACGACCGCCCCGCCCCCGTACTGCCGTACAGCGACGAAGGCGAGCCCCCCGCCTCCCGTCCACCGCGCCCTGTCTCCGCCCCCGCCCCCTACGCCCCCGGCACCCTCGCCCCCCTCGTCACCGTCCTCGTCTGCATCGCGCTCGCCGCCGCCACGGGGCCCCGGCCCGAGCTTGTCGCGTGGCTGGTCCTCGCGCCGCCCGCCGTCCTCCTGGCGACCGTCGACCGCCGCGTGCACCGGCTGCCGGACCCACTCACTTTGCCCTTGGCCGCCGCGGCCGTCCTCCTCCTCGGCGGGGCCGCCCTGCTCCCCGGACACGCCGGGTCCTGGACCTCCGGGCTGCTCGGCGGGGTGGCGCTCGGCGGCTTCTACCTCCTGCTCTTCCTCATCAACCCGAACGGCATGGGCTTCGGCGATGTGAAGCTCGCCCTCGCCCTGGGCGTCGCCCTCGGCTGGTACGGCTGGGAGGTGCTGTTCCTGGGCGGGTTCGCCGGGTTCCTGTTCGGCGCGGTGTACGGACTCGGGCTCGTCCTCCTGCGCCGGGCGGGGCGTAAGACGGGCATCCCGTTCGGCCCGTTCATGATCACCGGGGCGCTGGCCGGGGTGCTTCTGGGGGCCCTGGCCGCCTGA
- a CDS encoding class I SAM-dependent methyltransferase → MSEQSFAPFPSTASRDRFEALVAEAGSVSVDGWDFSWLEGRATEQRPSWGYARAMAGRLGEARAALDIQTGGGEVLAAAPRLPPVTVATESWPPNIARATALLHPLGAVVVADADEPPLPFGDAAFDLVVSRHPVTTWWEEIARVLAPGGTYFSQQVGPASVFELVEFFLGPQPPEVRGARDPEDARAAAEAAGLEVVDLRPERLRTEFFDIGAVVYFLRKVIWMVPGFTVEKYRPQLAALHRKIEEEGPFLAHTTRFLIEARKPL, encoded by the coding sequence ATGTCCGAACAGTCCTTTGCGCCCTTCCCCTCCACCGCCTCCCGCGACCGGTTCGAGGCCCTCGTCGCCGAGGCCGGCTCCGTCTCCGTGGACGGGTGGGACTTCTCCTGGCTGGAGGGGCGGGCCACCGAGCAGCGGCCCTCCTGGGGGTACGCCCGCGCCATGGCCGGCCGGCTCGGCGAGGCGCGGGCCGCACTCGACATCCAGACCGGCGGCGGTGAGGTGCTGGCCGCCGCGCCCAGGCTCCCGCCGGTCACCGTGGCCACCGAATCCTGGCCGCCGAACATCGCCCGCGCCACCGCCCTCCTGCACCCCCTCGGCGCCGTCGTCGTCGCCGACGCGGACGAGCCGCCGCTGCCCTTCGGCGACGCCGCCTTCGACCTGGTGGTGAGCCGGCACCCGGTGACCACCTGGTGGGAGGAGATCGCCCGGGTGCTCGCCCCCGGCGGTACGTACTTCTCGCAGCAGGTCGGTCCGGCGAGCGTCTTCGAACTCGTCGAGTTCTTCCTCGGCCCGCAGCCGCCCGAGGTGCGGGGCGCCCGCGACCCCGAGGACGCGCGCGCCGCCGCCGAGGCGGCCGGCCTGGAGGTCGTCGATCTGCGGCCCGAGCGGCTGCGCACCGAGTTCTTCGACATCGGCGCGGTCGTCTACTTCCTCCGCAAGGTGATCTGGATGGTGCCCGGCTTCACCGTCGAGAAGTACCGGCCCCAACTGGCCGCACTCCACCGGAAGATCGAGGAGGAGGGCCCGTTCCTCGCCCACACCACACGCTTCCTGATTGAGGCCCGCAAGCCCCTGTGA
- a CDS encoding isoprenyl transferase encodes MNFRDLVYRLYARRVEGRLDHDQVPKHIGVILDGNRRWAKASGGSAVQGHQAGADKISELLGWCSETDVEVVTLWMLSTDNFDRPEHELKPLLGIIENTVRNLAADGRWRVHHVGTLDLLPAETQLVLKEAEQSTSHVGGIIVNVAVGYGGRQEIADAVRSLLLDHSERGTTFEELAEIVSTDLISEHLYTRGQPDPDLVIRTSGEQRLSGFMLWQSAHSEYYFCEVFWPAFRKVDFLRALRDYAARHRRYGA; translated from the coding sequence GTGAACTTCCGCGACCTGGTGTACAGGCTCTACGCGCGCCGGGTGGAAGGCCGCCTGGACCACGACCAGGTGCCGAAGCACATCGGGGTTATCCTCGACGGGAACCGCCGCTGGGCGAAGGCCTCCGGCGGCTCGGCGGTCCAGGGCCACCAGGCGGGCGCGGACAAGATCTCCGAGCTGCTCGGCTGGTGCAGCGAGACCGATGTCGAGGTCGTCACCCTCTGGATGCTCTCCACGGACAACTTCGACCGGCCCGAGCACGAGCTGAAGCCGCTCCTGGGCATCATCGAGAACACCGTACGCAACCTCGCCGCCGACGGCCGGTGGCGGGTCCACCACGTCGGCACCCTTGACCTGCTGCCCGCCGAGACCCAGTTGGTGCTCAAGGAGGCCGAGCAGTCGACGTCCCATGTCGGCGGGATAATCGTCAATGTCGCCGTCGGCTACGGCGGCCGCCAGGAGATCGCGGACGCCGTGCGCTCCCTGCTCCTGGACCACTCGGAGCGCGGCACGACCTTCGAGGAACTGGCCGAGATCGTCTCCACCGACCTGATCTCCGAGCACCTCTACACCCGCGGCCAGCCCGACCCCGACCTGGTGATCCGGACCAGTGGCGAGCAGCGCCTTTCGGGTTTCATGCTCTGGCAGAGCGCCCATTCGGAGTACTACTTCTGCGAGGTTTTCTGGCCGGCCTTCCGCAAGGTCGACTTCCTGCGGGCGCTGCGCGACTACGCCGCCCGCCACCGGCGCTACGGGGCCTGA
- a CDS encoding pilus assembly protein TadG-related protein, translating to MSRILRKDRGQAFPIYVMMVAGLLFLALAFFAVGKASALRNGSQGAADAAALAAAHQARDDFGTGFLASLPGNTLDIFLNQLFVAPCHEAQRLADANDADVKVCYPTPGYLRDRITVEVQGRKAVDSSVIPGSKDRKAEAKATALIEFRCPNPKAVDLNSDGVQDLFIFTCRNGEILEITPGSPPPWESVSRTLFDVRLVDQ from the coding sequence GTGAGCCGTATCCTGCGCAAGGACCGAGGGCAGGCCTTCCCCATCTACGTGATGATGGTGGCAGGCCTGCTCTTCCTTGCGTTGGCCTTCTTCGCTGTCGGCAAAGCCTCGGCTTTGCGCAACGGGTCCCAAGGCGCCGCGGACGCTGCCGCGCTGGCGGCAGCCCACCAGGCACGTGACGACTTCGGGACCGGATTCCTTGCCTCGCTTCCCGGCAACACGCTGGACATCTTTCTCAATCAGCTCTTCGTCGCACCCTGCCATGAGGCGCAGCGACTGGCTGACGCCAACGACGCGGACGTGAAGGTCTGCTACCCAACCCCCGGATACCTGCGCGACCGGATCACGGTCGAGGTCCAAGGGCGCAAGGCGGTCGACTCGTCGGTCATCCCCGGTTCGAAGGACAGGAAGGCCGAGGCCAAGGCCACCGCGCTCATCGAGTTCCGCTGCCCCAATCCCAAAGCGGTGGACCTCAACAGTGACGGAGTCCAGGACCTCTTCATCTTCACGTGCCGGAACGGCGAGATCCTCGAGATCACGCCGGGCAGCCCTCCACCGTGGGAGAGCGTGAGCAGAACTCTCTTCGATGTGCGGTTGGTCGACCAGTGA
- a CDS encoding sensor histidine kinase yields MAYQLSGAQPGLTADLTRAHSGTPARPALAIQVNALQAMCRQVFGFRLAMIAIATPYAISHTAPGLPTWFIGSAVLVTFMGSYVLFRDWERFGPVLLRHPWLLAVDVFFGSLLLITATPESTLAYVTVCTPLLAGLIHGWRGAAVFAALQVVIVFGVYASVPKLEAGGATGLLLPGFCVIAGAVGVTLRNLLLRFGAATQALTETRARLAVNEAVEGERTRLAREMHDSVAKTLHGLALAADGLACSADRMDPPTVRHQAELVARAARRAAAESRELLTDLRREQGLEGGVDILTELAAQAADFTARHPVTATFRRLSEDIPVPPIPQAVARQLLTVASEALENAHRHAGPTYLVVLAGVKGDVLRVSVYDDGRGLPAGTTLESLRLAGHFGLVGMVERAASIGARIRIGRGRAERGTEVRVELPLAALPPPPPFAPEPAPDSPRVPHLSSP; encoded by the coding sequence ATGGCATACCAACTGAGCGGTGCCCAGCCGGGCCTGACCGCCGACCTGACCCGGGCCCACAGCGGCACCCCGGCCCGCCCGGCACTCGCCATCCAGGTCAACGCCCTCCAGGCCATGTGCCGCCAGGTCTTCGGCTTCCGGCTGGCGATGATCGCGATCGCGACCCCGTACGCCATCAGCCACACCGCCCCCGGCCTGCCCACCTGGTTCATCGGTTCGGCGGTCCTGGTCACCTTCATGGGCTCGTACGTCCTGTTCCGCGACTGGGAACGCTTCGGCCCCGTCCTCCTGCGCCACCCCTGGCTCCTCGCCGTCGACGTGTTCTTCGGCTCGCTCCTGCTGATCACGGCGACCCCCGAGTCGACCCTCGCGTACGTCACCGTCTGCACTCCGCTGCTGGCGGGCCTCATCCACGGCTGGCGCGGCGCGGCGGTCTTCGCGGCGCTCCAGGTGGTGATCGTCTTCGGCGTGTACGCGAGCGTCCCGAAGCTGGAGGCGGGCGGCGCCACGGGACTGCTGCTGCCCGGCTTCTGCGTGATCGCCGGGGCGGTCGGCGTCACCCTGCGCAACCTGCTCCTCCGCTTCGGGGCGGCCACCCAGGCGCTCACCGAGACCCGGGCGCGGCTGGCGGTGAACGAGGCGGTGGAGGGCGAACGCACCCGCCTGGCACGGGAGATGCACGACTCGGTCGCCAAGACCCTGCACGGGCTGGCGCTGGCCGCCGACGGGCTGGCGTGCTCGGCCGACCGGATGGACCCGCCGACGGTACGGCACCAGGCGGAGCTGGTCGCCCGGGCCGCGCGCCGGGCCGCCGCCGAGTCACGGGAGCTGCTCACGGACCTGCGGCGCGAACAGGGCCTGGAGGGCGGCGTGGACATCCTCACGGAACTGGCCGCCCAGGCGGCGGACTTCACCGCCCGCCACCCGGTGACGGCCACGTTCCGCCGGCTGTCCGAGGACATCCCCGTCCCGCCCATCCCCCAGGCGGTGGCGCGCCAGCTCCTCACCGTCGCCTCGGAGGCCCTGGAGAACGCGCACCGCCACGCGGGCCCCACGTACCTGGTCGTCCTGGCCGGGGTGAAGGGCGATGTGCTGAGGGTGAGCGTGTACGACGACGGCCGCGGCCTCCCCGCCGGCACCACGCTGGAAAGCCTGCGCCTGGCGGGCCACTTCGGCCTGGTCGGGATGGTGGAGCGGGCGGCGTCGATCGGGGCCCGCATCCGGATCGGCCGGGGCAGGGCGGAGCGGGGGACGGAGGTGCGGGTGGAGCTGCCGCTGGCGGCGCTGCCGCCTCCGCCGCCGTTCGCGCCCGAACCGGCCCCGGACTCCCCGCGCGTCCCCCATCTGTCATCCCCGTGA
- a CDS encoding type II secretion system F family protein yields MDNVNLPLLTVGVTLIACVLGVTGLYAYSGGKADRDALVERLSHVGQITETGRHRRFRGLDRRLRATALGRKLELKLAATGMELTPGEFFVYALLAMAGLWMIASSMLAAFFGPVAALIGLWGTNAFLNWQRTKRTERFINQLPELSRILANATQAGLALRTALSMAAEELENPAGEELARVARRLAVGESLDEALSELTDRLPSRELVVLVTTLVLSNRAGGTVVSSLRNLTETLEERKETRREVKTQLSQVTVTAYAVPVFGIGAMLLMNAVMPGALDRMTGAFIGQAAVVVAIALYAVGFVVIRRLSRIDV; encoded by the coding sequence ATGGACAACGTCAACCTCCCCCTGCTCACCGTCGGCGTCACCCTGATCGCCTGTGTGCTCGGCGTGACGGGCCTGTACGCCTACTCCGGCGGCAAGGCCGACCGCGACGCGCTCGTGGAGCGGCTCTCCCACGTCGGCCAGATCACCGAGACGGGCCGGCACCGCAGGTTCAGGGGCCTGGACCGGCGGCTGCGGGCCACCGCGCTCGGCCGGAAACTGGAGCTGAAACTCGCGGCGACCGGCATGGAGCTGACCCCCGGCGAGTTCTTCGTCTACGCCCTCCTCGCGATGGCCGGGCTGTGGATGATCGCCTCCTCCATGCTCGCGGCCTTCTTCGGCCCGGTCGCCGCGCTGATCGGCCTCTGGGGCACCAACGCCTTCCTCAACTGGCAGCGTACGAAGCGCACCGAACGGTTCATCAACCAACTCCCCGAGCTCTCCCGCATCCTGGCCAACGCCACCCAGGCGGGTCTGGCGCTGCGCACCGCGCTCTCCATGGCGGCGGAGGAGCTGGAGAACCCGGCAGGCGAGGAACTGGCGCGCGTGGCAAGGCGTTTGGCGGTTGGCGAATCCCTGGACGAAGCACTGAGCGAGCTGACGGACCGACTGCCCTCCCGCGAACTGGTGGTCCTCGTCACCACGTTGGTCCTCTCCAACCGGGCCGGCGGTACGGTCGTCAGTTCGCTGCGTAACCTCACCGAGACGCTGGAGGAGCGCAAGGAGACCCGCCGCGAGGTCAAGACCCAGCTCTCCCAGGTCACCGTCACCGCCTACGCCGTACCGGTGTTCGGGATCGGCGCGATGCTCCTGATGAACGCGGTCATGCCCGGCGCCCTCGACCGTATGACCGGTGCTTTCATCGGCCAGGCCGCGGTGGTCGTGGCCATCGCCCTGTACGCGGTCGGATTCGTGGTCATCCGCCGGCTGTCCCGTATCGACGTCTGA
- the mgrA gene encoding L-glyceraldehyde 3-phosphate reductase, translating into MTDYLSPDLYYRAADTRYDSMEYRRTGRSGLKLPALSLGLWHNFGDDRTLDSQRAMLRRAFDLGVTHFDLANNYGPPPGSAELNFGKLFAQDFAPYRDELVLSTKAGYLMHPGPYGEWGSRKYLLSSLDASLKRMGVEYVDIFYSHRFDPHTPLEETMGALASAVQQGKALYVGVSSYNAEQTAEAAGLLREMGVPALIHQPSYSMINRWIEDDGLLDTLEAAGMGCISFVPLAQGLLTNKYLKGIPEGSRATQGKSLDPGLLSDEVLRRLRGLNDIAQGRGQSLAQLAITWVLRDSRMTSALIGASSVKQLEENVAALAGPALTAAELKEIDAFAVDAEGANIWAGRD; encoded by the coding sequence ATGACTGATTACCTTTCCCCTGACCTCTACTACCGCGCTGCCGACACGCGCTACGACTCCATGGAATACCGCCGCACCGGGCGCAGCGGCCTCAAGCTGCCCGCCCTGTCGCTGGGCCTGTGGCACAACTTCGGCGACGACCGGACGCTGGACTCCCAGCGGGCGATGCTGCGCCGCGCCTTCGATCTCGGGGTGACGCACTTCGACCTGGCCAACAACTACGGGCCGCCGCCCGGCTCGGCCGAGCTGAACTTCGGCAAGCTCTTCGCCCAGGACTTCGCTCCGTACCGGGACGAGCTGGTCCTCTCCACCAAGGCCGGCTATCTGATGCATCCCGGCCCGTACGGCGAGTGGGGCTCGCGGAAGTATCTGCTGTCCTCGCTGGACGCCTCGCTGAAGCGGATGGGCGTGGAGTACGTCGACATCTTCTACTCGCACCGCTTCGACCCGCACACCCCGCTGGAGGAGACGATGGGCGCGCTGGCGTCCGCCGTCCAGCAGGGCAAGGCGCTGTACGTGGGGGTCTCCTCGTACAACGCGGAGCAGACCGCCGAGGCGGCCGGGCTGCTGCGGGAGATGGGCGTCCCGGCCCTGATCCACCAGCCGTCCTACTCCATGATCAACCGCTGGATCGAGGACGACGGCCTCCTCGACACCCTGGAGGCGGCCGGAATGGGCTGCATCTCCTTCGTGCCGCTCGCCCAGGGCCTGCTCACCAACAAGTACCTGAAGGGCATCCCGGAGGGCTCGCGCGCCACCCAGGGCAAGTCGCTGGACCCGGGCCTGCTCTCGGACGAGGTCCTGCGCCGGCTGCGCGGCCTGAACGACATCGCCCAGGGCCGCGGCCAGTCGCTCGCCCAGCTGGCCATCACGTGGGTGCTGCGCGACAGCCGGATGACGTCGGCGCTGATCGGCGCGTCGAGTGTGAAGCAGCTGGAGGAGAACGTGGCGGCGCTGGCCGGACCGGCGCTGACGGCGGCGGAGCTGAAGGAGATCGACGCCTTCGCGGTGGACGCGGAGGGCGCCAACATCTGGGCGGGACGCGACTGA